From a region of the Procambarus clarkii isolate CNS0578487 chromosome 2, FALCON_Pclarkii_2.0, whole genome shotgun sequence genome:
- the LOC138367341 gene encoding mucin-7-like, producing MCFNCQHFGHVAKRCQSSDTCAFCAANRLNKECSNKDHALGTDETTSSATKHRCSRCLREGVTAWHKDCVKRPPPHSTVGQPSTTPVNPPTRGGPTTTPTRPTTRDDPTTVPDTNSLTTFPRLPGKPDASLQREVLELPARMSKIEITVNKIQETLTKIENGLNSSYAKITMDNPSQCSSDHLASPRSEANVQVSSEMPTSNVSVDTSQASIDASSSAVSVDTSQASIEPPSSAVSVDMSQASLDASSSAVSVDTSQASIEPSSSAVSVDTSQASIEPPSSAVSVDMSQASLDASSSAVSVDTSQASIEPSSSAVSVDTSQASIEPPCSAVSVDASSSAVSAAVVSETYENPCVLAIINKCAQELIPNNTAACVSMNLDEHEMIVDVRRSTGTQLTLKQMRELFDIDDCEQLSFVCNGLQLVNLVNVSLRQVINTITHDQFTLKFLTWNDLLLLLIDNGGCKYFMEYDSSYSNPF from the exons ATGTGTTTTAACTGTCAACACTTTGGTCACGTAGCCAAGCGCTGTCAATCTTCAGACACCTGTGCCTTCTGTGCAGCCAATCGTCTCAATAAAGAATGCTCCAATAAAGACCACGCCCTTGGGACTGATGAGACCACATCCTCAGCCACCAAGCACAGATGTTCCAGGTGCTTGCGTGAGGGTGTGACCGCCTGGCACAAGGACTGTGTCAAGCGGCCTCCCCCGCACAGCACAGTgggacaaccctccaccaccccagtcaACCCCCCCACCCGGGGTGGCCCCACCACTACACCTACCCGCCCCACCACCCGGGATGACCCCACCACCGTTCCTGACACCAACAGCCTGACAACTTTCCCTCGCCTACCTGGGAAGCCTGACGCCAGCCTGCAGAGGGAGGTGTTAGAACTTCCAGCTCGCATGAGTAAAATAGAAATTACCGTCAATAAGATTCAAGAAACACTCACGAAGATTGAAAATGGTCTCAACAGCAGTTATGCTAAGATCACCATGGACAACCCGAGTCAGTGTTCAAGCGATCATCTCGCCAGCCCGAGGAGTGAAGCGAACGTCCAAGTCTCTAGTGAAATGCCTACCAGtaatgtaagtgttgacacgtctcaagcaagtattgacgcctcctccagtgctgtaagtgttgacacgtctcaagcaagtattgaacccccctccagtgctgtaagtgttgacatgtCTCAAGCAAGTCTTGAcgcctcctccagtgctgtaagtgttgacacgtctcaagcaagtattgaaccctcctccagtgctgtaagtgttgacacgtctcaagcaagtattgaacccccctccagtgctgtaagtgttgacatgtCTCAAGCAAGTCTTGAcgcctcctccagtgctgtaagtgttgacacgtctcaagcaagtattgaaccctcctccagtgctgtaagtgttgacacgtctcaagcaagtattgaacccccctgcagtgctgtaagtgttgacgcctcctccagtgctgtaagtgccgCTGTGGTGAgtgaaacatatgaaaacccgTGTGTCTTAGCTATAATTAACAAATGCGCTCAAGAACTCATTCCAAACAATACCGCCGCTTGTGTCTCTATGAATCTTGATGAACATGAAATGATTGTAGATGTTAGGAGAAGTACAGGCACCCAGCTGACCTTGAAACAGATGAGAGAACTCTTTGACATTGATGACTGTGAACAATTGTCATTTGTATGCAATGGTCTACAACTTGTGAATCTTGTAAACGTTTCTCTTCGTCAGGTTATAAACACCATTACCCACGACCAATTCACTCTTAAATTtctcacgtggaat GACCTCCTCCTACTGCTCATAGATAATGGTGGATGTAAGTATTTTATGGAATATGACTCCTCTTATTCAAATCCTTTTTAA